From Vigna unguiculata cultivar IT97K-499-35 chromosome 5, ASM411807v1, whole genome shotgun sequence, the proteins below share one genomic window:
- the LOC114186209 gene encoding poly(rC)-binding protein 4-like isoform X2 — protein MSQQGQIPINPMVAPQNPMAAMQVPMPMHMQMQMQMPMPLPMQMQMPLPMPLQIPFSIHDPATPSSGKRRRDDEAPGTAAATEQSAPKRVKGQDVIFRIVVPSRQIGKVIGKEGCRIQRIREDTKATIKIADAIARHEERVIIISSKDNDEKVTDAEKALEQIAHLILKEDDSSLDLSKVAAGHVAANTIRLLIAGSQAGGLIGMSGQNIEKLRDSSGASITVLAPNQLPLCASAHESDRVVQLSGDVTSVMKALDEIGCQLRENPPRQVISISPTYNYAAIRPSQPYLDPTSVDYVTFEMLISETMVGGLIGRCGSNISRIRNESGAMIKVYGGKGEQKHRQIQFGGSAQQVALAKQRVDEYIYSQLIQQTGTQQSAE, from the exons ATGTCGCAGCAAGGTCAAATTCCGATAAACCCCATGGTCGCTCCGCAGAACCCTATGGCTGCCATGCAGGTTCCCATGCCCATGCACATGCAGATGCAGATGCAGATGCCCATGCCATTACCCATGCAGATGCAGATGCCTCTCCCCATGCCGCTCCAGATTCCCTTCTCCATCCACGACCCCGCCACCCCCTCCTCCGGGAAGCGCCGTCGCGACGACGAGGCTCCCGGAACCGCTGCCGCGACGGAGCAGTCTGCGCCGAAGCGCGTCAAGGGACAGGACGTCATATTCAGGATCGTCGTGCCCTCGCGCCAGATCGGCAAGGTCATCGGGAAGGAAGGGTGCCGCATACAGAGGATTCGAGAAGACACCAAAGCAACCATCAAGATCGCTGACGCTATTGCC AGACATGAAGAGCGAGTTATCATTATTAGTTCCAAGGATAATGATGAAAAGGTTACTGATGCAGAAAAAGCTCTTGAGCAAATAGCCCATTTAATTTTAAAG GAAGATGATAGCAGTCTTGATTTGTCAAAAGTTGCAGCAGGACATGTGGCTGCCAATACAATTAGACTTTTGATTGCTGGGTCCCAGGCAGGTGGATTAATTGGGATGTCTGGTCAAAACATTGAGAAATTGAGGGACTCTTCTGGTGCCTCGATTACTGTTCTTGCACCAAATCAGTTGCCTTTATGTGCGTCTGCCCACGAATCTGACAGAGTAGTGCAG TTATCAGGAGATGTTACTTCGGTAATGAAGGCTTTGGACGAGATAGGTTGTCAACTAAG GGAAAACCCACCAAGACAAGTGATTTCAATTAGTCCAACATACAATTATGCTGCAATTCGACCATCCCAACCATATCTTGACCCAACTTCAg TTGATTATGTTACATTCGAGATGCTGATTTCGGAAACGATGGTTGGTGGATTGATTGGCCGATGTGGCTCAAACATATCAAGGATCAGAAATGAATCTGGAGCAATGATCAAG GTTTATGGTGGTAAGGGTGAACAAAAGCATAGACAAATTCAATTTGGTGGTAGTGCTCAACAG GTAGCTTTGGCAAAACAGAGAGTCGatgaatatatttattctcAGTTGATACAACAGACTGGCACCCAACAGTCAGC GGAGTAA
- the LOC114186209 gene encoding poly(rC)-binding protein 4-like isoform X1, which produces MSQQGQIPINPMVAPQNPMAAMQVPMPMHMQMQMQMPMPLPMQMQMPLPMPLQIPFSIHDPATPSSGKRRRDDEAPGTAAATEQSAPKRVKGQDVIFRIVVPSRQIGKVIGKEGCRIQRIREDTKATIKIADAIARHEERVIIISSKDNDEKVTDAEKALEQIAHLILKEDDSSLDLSKVAAGHVAANTIRLLIAGSQAGGLIGMSGQNIEKLRDSSGASITVLAPNQLPLCASAHESDRVVQLSGDVTSVMKALDEIGCQLRENPPRQVISISPTYNYAAIRPSQPYLDPTSVDYVTFEMLISETMVGGLIGRCGSNISRIRNESGAMIKVYGGKGEQKHRQIQFGGSAQQVALAKQRVDEYIYSQLIQQTGTQQSAFQR; this is translated from the exons ATGTCGCAGCAAGGTCAAATTCCGATAAACCCCATGGTCGCTCCGCAGAACCCTATGGCTGCCATGCAGGTTCCCATGCCCATGCACATGCAGATGCAGATGCAGATGCCCATGCCATTACCCATGCAGATGCAGATGCCTCTCCCCATGCCGCTCCAGATTCCCTTCTCCATCCACGACCCCGCCACCCCCTCCTCCGGGAAGCGCCGTCGCGACGACGAGGCTCCCGGAACCGCTGCCGCGACGGAGCAGTCTGCGCCGAAGCGCGTCAAGGGACAGGACGTCATATTCAGGATCGTCGTGCCCTCGCGCCAGATCGGCAAGGTCATCGGGAAGGAAGGGTGCCGCATACAGAGGATTCGAGAAGACACCAAAGCAACCATCAAGATCGCTGACGCTATTGCC AGACATGAAGAGCGAGTTATCATTATTAGTTCCAAGGATAATGATGAAAAGGTTACTGATGCAGAAAAAGCTCTTGAGCAAATAGCCCATTTAATTTTAAAG GAAGATGATAGCAGTCTTGATTTGTCAAAAGTTGCAGCAGGACATGTGGCTGCCAATACAATTAGACTTTTGATTGCTGGGTCCCAGGCAGGTGGATTAATTGGGATGTCTGGTCAAAACATTGAGAAATTGAGGGACTCTTCTGGTGCCTCGATTACTGTTCTTGCACCAAATCAGTTGCCTTTATGTGCGTCTGCCCACGAATCTGACAGAGTAGTGCAG TTATCAGGAGATGTTACTTCGGTAATGAAGGCTTTGGACGAGATAGGTTGTCAACTAAG GGAAAACCCACCAAGACAAGTGATTTCAATTAGTCCAACATACAATTATGCTGCAATTCGACCATCCCAACCATATCTTGACCCAACTTCAg TTGATTATGTTACATTCGAGATGCTGATTTCGGAAACGATGGTTGGTGGATTGATTGGCCGATGTGGCTCAAACATATCAAGGATCAGAAATGAATCTGGAGCAATGATCAAG GTTTATGGTGGTAAGGGTGAACAAAAGCATAGACAAATTCAATTTGGTGGTAGTGCTCAACAG GTAGCTTTGGCAAAACAGAGAGTCGatgaatatatttattctcAGTTGATACAACAGACTGGCACCCAACAGTCAGC CTTCCAGAGATGA
- the LOC114185482 gene encoding mitochondrial proton/calcium exchanger protein-like, with the protein MASRVILKKRRNLFFNPLCSQPGRIIFGFSSVGHAQPLESSESEGLSRFPFCSSATTEDVQENKLFAVNKYDLAACAASRFVSRNSFRGSSFGFRSDKTELVYLSRLGWISQCTRHISTAAADQSGLGSSNRGSEQSAPKQKKEASPEECDEAVEGLSTIKAKAKAKQFQETQKSADSIIKKLWTKILGIGPAFRTIMSMSRDDWAKKFSHWWDEFKSTLQHYWFGTKLLWADIRISSRLMLKLAGGKNLSRRERQQLTRTTADIFRLVPFAVFIIVPFMELLLPVFLKLFPNMLPSTFQDKMKEQEALKRRLNARIEYAKFLQDTVKEMANEIQNSQSGEMKKTAEDLDEFMNKVRTGARVSNDEILGFAKLFNDELTLDNISRPRLVNMCKYMGISPYGTDGYLRYMLRKRLQEIKNDDKLIQLEGVESLSEAELRQACRDRGLLGLLSVEEMRQQLRDWLDLSLNHSVPSSLLILSRAFSVSGKVRPEEAVQATLSSLPDEVVDTVGVTTLPSEDSVSERKRKLEYLEMQEELIKEEEKKEEAEKAKMVESVSTEGDLVMKERASTTKQTQGEVKTKTLDKQEHLSELSRALAVLASASSVSREREEFLRLVRKEMELYDSMVGKEGTEGEQAAMKAYKAARKESDGAIEAAISDKVSSALVDRVDTMLQTLEKEIDDVDAKIGDRWRLLDRDYDGKVTPEEVVSAAMYLKDTLGKEGIHELISNLSKDSDGKILVEDIVKLGSKKEDAETEEVGRS; encoded by the exons ATGGCTTCAAGAGTGATTTTGAAGAAGAGAAGGAACCTCTTCTTCAACCCTCTATGTAGTCAACCCGGTCGCATTATTTTTGGATTCTCCAGTGTTGGGCATGCTCAGCCTTTAGAATCTAGTGAGTCAGAAGGTTTGAGTCGGTTTCCCTTCTGTTCATCTGCGACTACAGAAGATGTACAGGAAAACAAATTATTTGCTGTCAACAAATATGATCTAGCAGCTTGTGCAGCTTCAAGATTTGTCTCGCGTAATTCCTTTAGAGGTTCAAGTTTTGGATTTAGATCTGACAAAACAGAGTTAGTTTATCTTTCAAGGTTGGGATGGATATCCCAATGTACGCGCCATATTTCCACCGCTGCAGCTGATCAATCTGGATTGGGTAGCAGTAACAGGGGAAGTGAACAATCAGCTCCTAAACAGAAGAAGGAAGCTTCACCAGAGGAATGTGATGAGGCTGTAGAAGGCTTGAGCACCATAAAGGCAAAAGCCAAGGCTaaacaatttcaagaaacaCAGAAGAGTGCTGattctattataaaaaaattatggacTAAGATTTTAGGGATTGGTCCAGCTTTCAGAACTATAATGTCAATGAGCAG GGATGACTGGGCAAAGAAGTTTAGCCACTGGTGGGATGAATTTAAATCTACCCTGCAACACTACTGGTTTGGTACGAAACTACTTTGGGCTGATATTAGGATAAGCTCCAGATTAATGTTAAAACTTGCTGGTGGAAAGAATCTTTCTAGAAGGGAGAGACAGCAACTCACAAGGACAACAGCTGATATTTTCAGGCTAGTTCCATTCGCTGTATTTATCATAGTTCCATTTATGGAGTTATTGTTGCCAGTATTCCTTAAATTGTTTCCCAACATGCTACCATCCACTTTCCAGGACAAGATGAAAGAACAG GAGGCGTTGAAAAGAAGGCTAAATGCAAGAATAGAATATGCCAAGTTTCTTCAAGATACTGTAAAAGAAATGGCAAACGAGATTCAGAATTCACAAAGTGGAGAAATGAAGAAGACAGCTGAAGATCTCGATGAATTTATGAACAAA GTTAGAACAGGTGCCCGAGTTTCTAATGATGAAATCTTAGGATTTGCAAAGTTATTTAATGATGAGCTCACCCTGGATAACATTAGCAG GCCTCGCTTGGTaaatatgtgtaaatatatggGCATCAGCCCATATGGAACTGATGGATACTTGCGTTACATGCTCCGCAAAAGATTACAAGA GATCAAGAATGATGATAAACTGATTCAACTTGAGGGTGTTGAATCCCTGTCAGAAGCAGAGCTTCGTCAAGCTTGTAGAGATCGAGGATTACTTGGGTTGCTTTCAGTTGAAGAAATGCGACAGCAG CTTAGGGACTGGCTGGATCTGTCTCTCAACCATTCTGTGCCGTCCTCCCTCTTAATTCTTTCTAG GGCATTTTCTGTTTCAGGAAAGGTCAGACCAGAGGAAGCTGTTCAAGCTACACTCTCTTCTTTGCCAGATGAGGTTGTAGATACTGTTGGGGTAACAACGTTGCCATCTGAGGATTCTGTTTCAGAAAGGAAGAGGAAGTTGGAATATCTCGAAATGCAAGAGGAGCTAATCAAG GAGGAGGAAAAGAAAGAGGAGGCAGAGAAGGCCAAAATGGTTGAATCTGTCAGTACTGAAGGGGATTTGGTTATGAAAGAGAGGGCTTCGACAACCAAACAAACACAAGGAGAGGTAAAAACAAAGACATTGGATAAACAGGAGCACCTGTCGGAGCTCAGTCGTGCACTAGCTGTTTTAGCATCCGCATCT TCGGTGAGCAGGGAACGAGAAGAATTTTTGAGACTTGTGAGGAAGGAG ATGGAGCTTTATGATAGTATGGTAGGGAAAGAAGGTACAGAAGGTGAGCAGGCAGCTATGAAGGCCTATAAAGCTGCAAGGAAGGAAAGTGATGGTGCTATTGAGGCGGCTATTAGTGATAAGGTTTCTTCAGCACTTGTCGATAGG GTTGATACTATGCTCCAGACgcttgaaaaagaaatagatgATGTTGATGCTAAAATTGGAGACCGCTGGCGGTTACTAGACAG GGATTATGATGGGAAAGTGACACCCGAGGAGGTTGTGTCTGCTGCTATGTATCTGAAGGACACTCTGGGCAAGGAAGGAATTCACGAACTTATCAGCAATCTTTCCAAGGATAGCG ATGGTAAAATATTGGTGGAAGACATTGTCAAATTGGGCTCCAAGAAAGAAGATGCCGAGACAGAAGAAGTAGGAAGGTCGTAG